The genomic region TGTTTCAGTGGGAGTTGTGGTCGTTTGTGTTTTGGGTGTTGGTTTTGGTGAAGCCAGTACTTCCAGCAACACAGAATCTTCAGCTCTACCTAACTCATTTGTGGCCGTGCAGCTGTAGTTGCCATCATCTTCTTCCCTGAGGTATGGAATGATAAGGGTCCCATTGTTAAAGACCAGGAAACGATGATGGGACAGTGTCTCTCTATCAGAGTCTTGATATGATTCATCTCCGAACAACAATGGCAGCTCTTGATTTAGGCTTTTGCTGTGAATACTCCACATGACAAGTGGCTTTGGTTTTCCCTTGAATTCACAGGTCAGGATCAGTGTGCTGTCCTCATAGACAGATGTGGTATGAATATTTGGTTCAGTTCGTAGTGTGACATTCGGGACACTTTGACACTTGGACTTTGGTAATGTCATAATCACTTTACCTCTCAATTTCTCTGGACTGTTGCAAATAATCAAATTCTTATCTGGGACTGTGATGAGGGATTTTGAAATCCAGTCTTTGAGCCAATCAAGGGAACAGGTGCAAACAAAAGGATTGTTATAAATCTGCAAATGGGACAAAGACACCAAACTGTCAAATGTCCCCTCAGCTATGGTTATAAACTTGTTATTGTTGAGTTGGAGGGACCTCAGGTGTTTGAGGTTGGAGAAGGCATCTGTTGGTAGGTGGGTTAACTCGTTGTGGTTCATCTTCAACAGATGTAAGGCTGTGAGGTTTTGCAGATCCTTCCAGGGAAAgtttttgattttattgtggCTAATGTCAAAGTTACGCAGATGAACCAAAGGTGCGAGGCTCCCTTGTTCAATAAAGACAATCTCATTGTGAGCCATCCACAGTGATGACACCTGGGTGACAATGTCAAAACTGCCTAGTGGTATCAAACTGATCTTGTTAGCAGAGAGGCTGACAGTTGTAAGGTTAGAATGCAAACCTTTTGGTACTTCAGTCATGCCCTTATAGGAACATTCAGCAACATGGCGACCATATTTAACTGAGCATGTACAGCGCTCAGGGCAGCTGAGTGTGGTGGTAAAGACTGTGGCCATCCATAAGGTGAAGTTGAGGATGTGGGCCACTGCCATTTTCTGCTCCTGTAAAGCAGTCACACATTCCATTTATCAATCAATAgattaaacaaaatgtatttaacacATCCATCGATCCCTCTTTTAACACTTTATAACcaggtacaccatggacagatttgccaatttgcctaatccccaaatctgctgCATAACTATTTACattgagtaaaataaatataaattacagGAAAAATACAATACAGATTTAAGTAATTCAACAAACACTAAATAAACCACAGGAGCAACAGTAAGAGAAATAGCTGTACACAAGACTGACTGTTACAATCTCATGTTTCAGTTTTACTATCAACACAACTATCCTCCAATATAACTGTAACTTGAAGTGTCAAATCCCACATTAGCAGAGTCAACTAACCAGACATCAAAGCTAGACCCTTTGAGTAGGACAATGGCCcattatatataaaacaaatttacTTAAATATGAATTTAGTCTCCTCAGGCTTCCAGTTTGTATCAGAATCATCACTAAAGTTCTGCCACATATAGAACACAAGCTCTGAGTGGTGTGGTATAGCTATAATTTTAAGTCTATCGTCCTCTAGTGCATTACATGCTAGTGGTTTTAGGACATAGGGAGGCCGGGCCTGCTGAGTCAGTTAAAAGCCTTTTTCTGCGCAACAGCGTCCGGTTCTCTGTCCTTGGTGCTGAaagtcagctgctgctgctgctgctgcgtttgtTTACAGAGGTTTGGTGATGAGCTGCAAAACACGTAAATCGCTAATCAGACAAAACCAAGCCGAAGTGTGTCTCTGCTGGTTACAAATTGAGTTGGTGGGCGTGAAGGATCCTCACTTCGTCTGCTGCGATGTCTATCTTACCTGGGTTTTTCAAAGTCTGAAGACAGAATTCGAGAAGACAGCTGTCGGTGtttccagtccagtccagaCTACATGCTGCGGTGAAAGTGGAGTTTGAAGCTTAATCCGTCTTTGTGTCGAGTCTCTTCTACATGATGAAAACGCGTGTCCTCTTCGggtttcctcctctctgtgatAAGTCCCTCCAAGTCTCCACCGTCTCGCCCCACCCTCCTCTGTCTGCACAGAACCTTCGACGTCTGCCAAACGAACTTAAAGGGGAAGCAACCTTCAACACGAACTTCACTGTTTACAAAATGACGACTGATGCTccttataaaaataatattaatattttaaagaaataaaagtaaaaacctTATTAAGAAGAATCAAACACTTTAAGTGTTTAATTCTCACTTAAAGTGTTTAATTCTCCTCACTCCTCCTGAGATTTCATCCATTTTTTTGGTGGAGTTGTTCTTTGATCAAACCGAAGGTTAAAGACAGAGATTGTAACTACAGATGGTAAAGCCACTAAGGCAGAATGTGATTTGTGAATTTAAgctaaacaaatgaaattgatttgattgataCTTTGCCCTTTTAGATTAGATTCATAGTCTACAGGTAGGTAAGTAAGTAATGAAGTAATTAAGTTAGTAATTAAGTATGTAggtaaatgtaatttatatagcacatttgactgataaaatcacaaagtgctttacaatgaAAGTGCATAAAATAAGCATAAAAACAGAGCATTAAATAGACACAAGATTGCATACAGTAAATCCTTACAAGCCATccttttaacacacaaaattgTGTGTTAAAAGGCTCCTCCAGGTGTTTGCTAATCATTGTGCTGTAGACTTTCGAGGTTATTGTATACCATGGGTAGGTGGAATCTGAACACCCattgcttttttaattttatcacaaCTTTTTGTCATAAAAATTTGTgactaataataacataatcagCAGGTTGTGTGATAATAAGAGTTATGGTccgattattatttttaatagcaTTAGAAACCTCGAGTGAGAGAAAGATGTAAAATAACATGACAGAGAAATAGAAATGTCTGGCACTTCTGTAAGGAGCCCGACTTTCCAGCAAATGGCAATACAATCATTGTGTAGACTCTGATGTCTCTTTATCTGAGATGAAGCAGGTTTTTGGATTAAAAAGAGAGTGCCTGACTTCACAAATCATTTTTGaacattgatttaaaatattgttagtttcttacagcaaaaagaaaaaaaagccaaattatattgttttatatgagCTAATTAGAGGTGATTAAAACAAGCTGACAGTTGGACCcatcatttgcatttgtttcagTTTATTTTGGTTAGTTTTTTGACAGTGATTTGCTTCTGTGTCAATAGCCTCATGGACACCACCAGGGGTCAGTCTCTACAAACTCATAGTGTGAACAAACCTGAATCCATCCAGCATCAAGTAACAAACATTTCATGATAAAATTAACTAGaataaaatgtaagtaaaacaaTGTAATTCACACAAAGAACATTTCTATTTGACCTAAATGAGGAGCTGTAAAGTCATGCCCTGATGTGTTCATGAAGCAATTATGTCATATATGTTACatatgagggccacacggtggagtagtggttagcactctcgccttgcagcgcgaagacccgggttcgagccccggttggaacaagggcctttctgcatggagtttgcatgttctccccgtgtgtgcgtgggttctctccgggttctccggcttcctcccacagtccaaaaacatgcaatgtgggtattaggtaaattggacaatctaaattgaccataggagtgagtgtgagagtgaatggttgtttgtctctatctgtgtgtggccctgcgatggactggcgaactgtccagggtgtaccccgcctatcgcccgatgtagctgagattggcacagcaccccccgcgaccctctggttgaggataaagcggtagatgatgactgactgatgactgacaatcagaaaatagcacaTGCATAGcctaaaaaaatacacaatgacTTTGGAGGTGCATGTATTGGCAGGCAAACACTAGCTTCCATGCTCTTTTGATACACCGTGTACATAGTCACAGTTGAGACAAAAATACTAACTGTTAAATGATGTGCTCATAATCATTAGTTAGTGTGTTAACATGCTAGAAATTGTTAGCACTGGACAAAAAGTGCAACTGACACTGATTTGCAATTTGTTGCAGATACTTAGTCATGACTACTGAACCAAGTGAAATTTTGACCTAATGACAATTGAATTAGGAGCATTAAATTATTTATGTCAGTGATCCAGAAAGTGAATATGCTTTACCAGTCAAAGCAGAGGTGTTTAAATTTTAGTGTAAGTCAGGACAGCATGACAGTGAACAATCAAGaaccctgaaactgaggaaacTTAATGGAACTCAACcattattcatttgattatttacatgtgtttttcctATTGTGACCTGTCAACATGATTGTGAATACAGTCAATTTTCATGACAAGCCATCCAAAAATTGTAGAGACATTTCACCCATAATCACAAACCTCATAGTGGAGTTACAGGATCTTCTGGGCACAATCTGTAGAAAACTGGAACCAtcctttagtttcctgttgataTGTCAATTAAACTACCTAAAATGTCAGCCCTTCTTTGGTGGCACAGTCTGCAAAATATGACAGCCCATAGAAAAATGCAGTGGATTGACAGAGAAAAATAGCCAAAGTATGGATAAATAGAAACAGATAATAAAATAGAACACTGTGAGGAATTTTCAAGGAATCATTTCACAGCTTTGAAGGCACAATAGGTGGGCGTTCAGTCAGGCAGCGTGCACTGCTTTGTGTCAGAATCCAGTCAAGGAAAAATGAAAGTCATCTTCCATATTTCAAACAGGCAGAACATTAAAAATAGATCACACAAGTCAGTGCCAGTTGTAGATAGGCTGAatctcacctccacctcccgCCACCTCAGTTGCAGTCTCTCTTCCCCTGTGTGCTCCATCCAGTAACTTATAGGCCTTAGTTGGGGAGAGCAATGTGATTTCGGCAGTAATGTGTTTCTATTGCTCCTCCTGCGATTAGTCTGTGGATGAACAGGGGAAAAGGCTGACTGTGGGAGTTCACTGTTACTTATTACTAAGGGGATGAAAACCACTAGAAATGCATTTTGGCTGCTGAGTGCATCATCTAATAATCAGTGTAAtttgttacaaataaaaaaacaatgtgacttttttggtgagGTTTGCAGTCTTGAGGAAAAGTGAGGATAAAGGGATCATCAAGCAAGGTCAGACACTATGAAATAAACAAGAATTAATCCTGTTACAGCAGCTATGATTTAGTGTAATAAGAGTCAGGAGTATTtttgtaatacacacacacacgcacacacacacaacaacaacaacaacaacaacaacatacaggAGTGCAGCCTTGGCTTTTGTTCTAAAGCTCTTAGCCATTTTTCTAGTGTAACACAGGCTCCATTTACTCCTGATTGCCTGTGACTCGTGACCTCTGAACCCAATCCACACAGGTACTGCAGGAGGAACCATGAATACTGGCAGCAAATTGTTTTTGCCTCTGGGCTGGCGGATAAATGATGCCCttggtggacacacacacacacacatgactagaagagaaacacaaaacacacactcacataaagACACACTCAGAGATTTAAACCCCTATTGTCCACTCCTCTGAGTTTTGCACATTTCGGCCGATATACGACACACCTCACACTTATGTCACAACTAAACACTTCCCCACTGTGTTTTCGAACTTGGAAGCGTCATCTTCACTCATGTCCGTGAGGTGAAGATTGCGTATCAGCTTCTTTGAAAAGTTAAAAGACTTCAGACTTGCAGTTCAACACAATATGCATCAAATTTGAATTAAGAATTAGCATTAGTAATTTTGCACATATACCAATAAGTGAcagtgaatttgtcctctgcatttaacccatccttattacacagcagtagtgaacacacaagcCAAGCACAGGACCAGTAGGCAGCACTTGCGACCGAGGACCCGTCCTGGGTAACCATAACATTTGTAAACAAAACTATAGTTTGTCATACACAACTTAGAGGGATGAGTAATAGGgtgcttttgttttgtagtaaaatgtttaattttgtgtGTTCGAGGGCCCGTCACAATGCGATATTACATTCAACAATTTAACAGCAAACTTTCAGTGAGCACATTCCCATTATTCTTCATGTAGCgtgttgtttcctcttttttgttgtcttggattaacaaacaaacaatttcagTGCAACAGAAGGAAAGTAGACTTTTACTGTTTTGACTTTAGGGTGCCCTTGAGTGCACCTTCAAAGAGAGCTTTTTATCATGGTTGCTGCTCACAATGAATGGGATGGTTTATTAACTGTGTCTCAGGAGACTTTCAGATCTCTTTGAGATGCCTTTCATTGTGCAGCACTGAGCTGGCAGGACGAGGGAGACATTTGCCACGGCCTCATGAGTCTGAGGCATATCAAATGACACCACACAAGGATGAGATGCACaacaaataatgtttatttgaaaCAAAATGAACCAGCATAATGCACACAGATGTAAAACAAAATGGGACggaatgtatgttttttaatgCTGTTAGAACAGATCATAAGATTTATTAACCCCTAAATGACCAGCAAGATGATTATCATGTGTtaattaaagaaattatttattcatttattcatttatttatttattgtgctgTTAGTAATAGTTTAGTTCCAGGTTCAAAGTGGTAGGAGTtgtttaatcatgtttttttgtacattgaTGCTGTTGTGATACTTCCTATTTGTTTTTTGCATGtgtttctatctatctatctatctatctatctatctatctatctatctatctatcatgaACCCCTTTCTCTCCTCATCTGCttccttcccttccttcctcACCTAACCCCCCTCTGCTGTCTGAAGCCCTTGTTACAGATACACCAGATTTAGTTGGGGGTCATGTGTCCAGGGACAGCACTCAATGAAGATTCCCCCCCATCCTCCCATCCCACAGGCCATAAATGTATTCATCTCATCCTCTTCGGCCATAGAGGTCACAGCCTTATCTCGCCCTCCGCTGTAGCTCTGTCAGCTCACCAGCCACAAACCATAACTTCAGACTGCTAGTAAGAGCACCATGTGGTGGTAGGCAAACACagaagagagtgagggaggcagtgatgagggagagggagagggaagaaaaaagaacaagggAGACAACCAAGTAAAATCTCTAACCTGGGTATTTCCTGGCAAAGCTTTTTCATTTCTAGAAAATTACCAACAGACCTCAGATATTTGCTGACAAAATCTTGCATGTCCATGGGGAGAAACCAGCAAAATATTCAGTGGGGTGGCCATGATGGAAACTGTGATCATGTTGGGGTGGCAGAGCTTTGGCATTGCATTTACAAACACAATTTTAGCCTGGTTTTCacattaaaggagacatattataccctatttctccaagttaaaatagtttcCCTGATGTCCTTAAGAatatgtctgtgacatgctttggtcaaaataccataaggatgaagcaccatagcagttcaataaccctgccaaaaccgcacctttcagaacgctcggttttgtgcctggtccctttatatgcaaatgagacacaggcaaacacacacccacttcttccagggggtttctgatttgtcctttttacagcactcactcactcagctcctgttccctccgctccattcctctccccctccctccactagttctctgaacttatcaacatggcagcgtgcgcggaaaagaGTGCCGTCACGGGAAGAGACGTCAGacacaaggatcgagccgaacagtgcccaattgtaaatcagttaaaaacacttagggacagcaccgcacTGCATAAACCGCACTGCATAAACTGccactgtatgtgactgtatcagactgagtctgtgctctggtcatggaggacgtactgaacaaatatttttaattaggacgtgtcagaatggtcagttatgagctctatgtgaccttttcttaaaaatgtgtgtgtttgtacgtctgtgaaatacggtcgctgactaaatacggcgaccgctggccgcagtctggtGCGAACACggtgcgaagtggtgcgaacacacgaacacacgtttgctgactttatccggcacattagcttcatatataaaatcctctgaggctggaagtttgtgtaaaacactgtgctccactgtgcagccacgaacagcacacttgtccctccgtgttgacataataccgctcttcctcgcgactggtagggcctccagagtcccaaatataagtattaaaattataaaaaagttgattttgcatcatatgtcccctttaaggttAGTCCATTTCCAATGCATTGTTTCTTCAAGTAACTTTCTCTACCCGACTTCCCAGCTCTCATCCAAAAATCCTAAAGCCTAAAGAAACACTAGACAgaaatttgatgaaaaacaaataacattttttgcaGAATGGTGACAATTTACTACTTACTATTTATTACTACTTACTTTATTATCACTGTATTATCCTGCAGCTGCCGCTAGATGATACTACAGAGCCACATTCTGCTGAAAGGACACACAAAGATCCTGACATTTCCAGGAAATTCTTTATGCAAGGGAAATTGCAGCACATGGACTCACTGAATTAAGAGCCTTGAAGCCTGGAAATTAGTCTAAACAATTTGTTAAAACAGATTAGTTTTGGAGTGAATTTCAAGAGAAATGAGGATTGAGAGGGAGAGCAAGGACAGAAGACAGTGGGGGTGTTAGTGGTGGGGAATTACATGCAGCAACCCTACCCTCAAAGAGAAGTGTTTTACAATGCAGCCATCAGATGTAACGGAAGGCACTTTCACCAGAATCCACTTAATTAACCACATCAGTTTCTTAATGTGAtcagttttaattaaaatgtaatttaatctgGAGTAGTAACAGGAGGGTAGTGGATGGTGACAGTTGGGGGAGGAGAGGCAGAGAAGTgtgaggaggtgtgtgtgtgtgtgtgcgtgtgtttgggCCAAGAGCTGCAACAGCCCCGGTTTTCCTCACTTCAGATTTGTGGGCGTCTAATTAATATGAATGGAGCATTAAGCCTTTCGGACTCTGGTGCCTCTCATTTCATGACTGTTAATGATTTTAATGAACTGGGCTAATAAGGCCGTTTTTCTCCACTGAGCTCTGGAAGGGCTGTCCAACACATAGGGTCAGAAGGACAGGCTCCCCTGGCCTCCAAATGGGAAATTAAAAGAGCACTCACAAACCCATTAATGTTACATGTGTGTGCAATCATCAGATACTGAAACACAAGAGATGGCGCTGCTTTAAAATCTTTGTTTATCATGCATGAAGTCAGCAGTTGTTGAGCCTCATCATCATAAAGTAATACGGGAATGTGAGAAAAATGCTAAATCTTAGCATGTTATCATTGTCATTCTCACCATGTTGGTGTAACACGATGGCATTTAGGTCAAAATTCAGCCTCATAGTCTCAAGAGCAGGaatctcaaactcaaattacCTGGGGgcataactttaaaataaaagtttgttttgattgagtTGAGacaatagtaataaaaaaaaaaaaacaattacaaatcTGAATTCAGAAATCTTTTTTGCATtggaaataataaatgatttatagTCATATTAAATAACCGAGATGCATATCTTTCACTGCAAAAAGTTTAGCcttgtactgctgctgctttttattttagctgATAGCATTATAGCGCCTGtgcacatgaaaacaagtttaaaatcCGGAAACCTTTTCATACGTAACTGGGAGTcctaaaatgctttttttggaCAACTAGTCCCAGTGAAAGACctttgcttttttgtgtgtacaaCCAATACTGAACATTGGGGAAAAGAAGTCATagccccacctctctcttgctcttgcaTCGGCTGTTACCATTTTCCTCATCATCgtattcttcttcttgtgtttggagtgtaAACTTAAGGCACATGTTCcacatattttccatttttaggGAATTTCTGTggcagtgttacagcgccacattcAGGCCTGACAGCACTTAGAGTTGTTTTTAGTGGTTTTGTATGGATGGAGTAACTTCTTGAAACGATCAGAGATGACAGACTTCGCCCCATTCACGCAACTAGCCTCTGTTGGCCCATGTATAACATACTCTGTGGCTCAACGGTAGACTGTCTGACACCAGATCAGAAGGTTACATCTTCAAATCCTGTCAGGGTCAAAACTCTAAAAAAGTTATTCTAAATTCTAACAAGCCTTTGTcagcctctgttgctcatattgcatATTCTGCTCAAGTGCAgaagcgcacacacagacagtcagacagagccaccaaaaacaatacttcactcccactctgtggggCGAAGTAACAATGCCATGTTTACAGAAaactttttaagaacaaaaagagACAGGTTGTACAGGAAAAGTTCTGTTTGGATAAGGCATCCGACCAAGTGAGaatctatttattatttcttttaagattttaatgtgtattttaatcaTTACCATGGTCATGGCTATAACATCTTATCTGATTAATGAGTGACAAGCTTCTTAACATGCATGGAAAAAGCAACTGTGAAGCATGAATATTTTCAAGACACAGTCAGTGAATCCACTCTGGAGAGCTTTTGTCCTGTCCAGTGGGAATAAATGTGTCTCATCTCATTTTAGCTCATTGAATCAATGCAGTAACAGTGGAATACAATAGAGTGGCTGTGCTATAGGCAGCTCTGGATGAAATAAGAAACAGCACATTTTGTGAGGAGTGTGTTATTTTCACAGGGAATAACAAGGTGaattctttagtttttttttctttttcatgtttgtAATCATGACGTGAGAAACTGTGCTCACTTTCATCACTGACTTCAAGGtctgggttaaaaaaagaactacTGTGGTGGTTTCTCATGCCTGAAAGCTTGTGACCTTTGCTGCCATTTCATACTGAACACTATCTCCCAACACCCTCTCTCCCACTCCCCACTGAGCCTGAGAAatatcccccccccctcaaacTTATAGATAGGCATAGATTATCGTTTCACTGCAGTAACAAACAAAGCTATTGAGCATAAACTCACGAATCACAGCTCATCTTAAACTGAGTGAGGAGCACACTCATCCTTGACTTTATGCACCTCCATCTTCATGCTCTTCATTCTCCTCGCTGGCTGGATCATACATTGCACAGTTTCTGGCCTTGTGCAGGAAAATTTACAGCCTGATGTAACCATCTGTTATGTAGCAAACATATGATGCTCAGGCTCCTGCACCTTGCTGAGCGTACTGCTTTATATTGTGAATGTCCTATTAGCATTCATGAAGGTATTTACATGCATTCACAAGCCACACTGATGGTATTTATATCGCACGCTGAACACAGGAAACATTAGAGCATTCTTCTAGGTTATGATGGCTTCCATTAAATGATCAACTTGTCTCAGTGATAAAGATGAGCGTGATGAACTTTGCATTTGTGCAATTGAGGCCATGTGGCTTTTGCAGTACAGCAACCATGAGACCACATAAGACAGTAATTGAATTTTGGAATACTGATAAACGTGAAGGATAAAATGAAGGACCATAACCACACAAGtagactgttgtgttgtttaccAACGTTATAATTCAAGTGAAAAGTGGGcccatttgtttttgcaacctTCAGATGGCTAGCAAATATGCTTTTACTTCTAGGTTGGCCTCCTTTGACAAACCGTAAGACTGTGTCCACTTTTATATACGGTCCATGGTTATTAATGAGAATATCTTTTTGCTCATGATTTCTGTTTTCAGAAGGTGTAATGTGTGAAGTTTTATAGTCTGGCTTTAAAGGTTTAATATGAAAGAATTAGTGATAtaaaggtgagactgcagatacATCTATGAACTAAGGTGGacttgtacatacagtatgaaaaggtttattctaaggTTACGCAAAACAAACTATTTCACTCAGACTTATTATCCATTTGCAAATGTGGCTTTAACTCAACCATTGCCTATTCACACTGAATGGAGTGGCATCAAGGGTCACTGAACTCCATTGTGTACTTTGTTTTGCTTGTACTGCATGTGGCAGATTTGAGAAATATTCAACTTTCCAAGTATGAGCACTGGCCAATCAAATcatgacataaataaaatatttagctCAAACCCTGCAATGCCCAAAAAGAGCTGTTAGTTTTTGTGCTTCTATCAGACAGTGTGCACCCAATAACTCTCTTATTTTTGGCAGGTAGCCATACTGGTCATATGCATAGACGTATTAACAATTCAGGGTCACTACAATGTACAGTGCTAAAatctcagggcaccaccagctttgtttatttctgtcatAGTCTGTAAtctttggcatttggattggaatgatgtgactaaaagttggtcttatatattagcaaacTTTCAATTAGTACAGCATGTGCATGtaaatgctcaagcatgtcttgaatacaCCTGGTGctatagacctttttcacagcagatgctTTTCAACATGAAAGAGTACAACATTAATAAGAATTCCACTCCAGCTTCAGGGTCATGCAAGTGTAGGATTAAGTTTAAGTGtgggtcacactaaatacttgacactttaacctgtagaagctacagttttccttttctgaaaaaatcattttaaactgcATAGAAGTTTCctttattttctggatgtgttccaaaaAAGTGATAAATTCATACTTAAACTATACCCTCACACATCCAATGGTTTTACACACTTTTGCACAGTAATGTGCAAAAGTATTTGGATTTGGTGCCCCCCTCTGCTCCGTCCACTGTCACTTTATACATAGTTTTCTATGAAACCCATTATATACAAGGAATAAAACACTATATAGTAACAAGCAACAGTGAAATTCAGAAGTATGAACACTGCAAGCTAAATTTgccaaaaatttaaaaaaaaaatgggttaGTATGGtaataaataattgtaaatgGCAGGCACCCCTCCAGTAGATGGCACCCTAGGCGACTGCCTATGGCCTATGCCTGGAGCTGGTACTGTGTAAAATCTATATGTtaatttgttattgttgtcattttagatcagtggttctctattattttctgtcatgccccccccccccacacactgtCGAGGACACTTGACAGTAAATTTCAACCATTCACAATATTGGAATGTTAAATGGTTTATATAGCATTttcctagtcttgatgaccactcaaagctgctgtacactacagttttcccATTCACATAGTGCATCTCcttgcagcacatttttctatcactttCATAACCACagacacgctgccggcacagccgtcaggagcaacgtggggttaagtgtcttgcccaaggacacatcggcatgtagactagtggagatCGAACccgcaaccttccagttgaaagacgactcactctaccaatGACCTACTGTCGCCCATCGGAGCCAGAACCATCTGACACCGCTGAACTCTCCACTCTGTGCATCACAGTGAATAAACGAGCATAATAATAGTCGTGAAACATTACGGGGAGATGAATGACTGCGGCCTGTTGGCATTTAGCAGGATACTTTTCTGTATGCTACAGACGTGCCTCTGCTCCTCATGGCCTTTAAAGTGGCTGATATTCTGCTCGATGTGCGAGGGAGCAGAGCTAATATGGCCATACTAGCTTTAACAGTCACATCTATTACAGACACTAACTATCTCATTTGTCCTCCTGA from Solea solea chromosome 5, fSolSol10.1, whole genome shotgun sequence harbors:
- the LOC131460067 gene encoding immunoglobulin superfamily containing leucine-rich repeat protein 2-like, which codes for MAVAHILNFTLWMATVFTTTLSCPERCTCSVKYGRHVAECSYKGMTEVPKGLHSNLTTVSLSANKISLIPLGSFDIVTQVSSLWMAHNEIVFIEQGSLAPLVHLRNFDISHNKIKNFPWKDLQNLTALHLLKMNHNELTHLPTDAFSNLKHLRSLQLNNNKFITIAEGTFDSLVSLSHLQIYNNPFVCTCSLDWLKDWISKSLITVPDKNLIICNSPEKLRGKVIMTLPKSKCQSVPNVTLRTEPNIHTTSVYEDSTLILTCEFKGKPKPLVMWSIHSKSLNQELPLLFGDESYQDSDRETLSHHRFLVFNNGTLIIPYLREEDDGNYSCTATNELGRAEDSVLLEVLASPKPTPKTQTTTTPTETHMFLHQPTDKQVFVLDTVHLAATIPPIADEEETRSHASKCGLTANTRYISSHVFNGSLDNIKQYTFDFGVIALGVSETEATVQLNCFLIPRKKSTKRNATADTSVSLQTDSRERHGHSDTVYTNGLYLCVTSNRKHSAVQWSRIKDDINTYRFSGLRPGTNYSLCLTYRGEDCEVQVLFTTRRSVPNLVIIISVSICLLTVSTVPLLGATCFHLVYKYRSKTFKLILKAKDQYHMERNLTANLNIHRPHTESQRKINISQLDEEEEEGGEEETESKDQEKEADTEESVVTESIVLSHCRGNFDDCEVGSEYSDRLPLGAEAINITSYPNQYM